ACGCTCAGCGGGGCCTGAGCGGGCGGTAGCTCGAAGCCCTTCAGCGGCGCCTCGCCATCTCGAGCACGAGCACCAGGACACCCGAGATCATCACGATCCCGTTGAGGATGCCCGACAGGCGATGGAGCCGCGCGAAGCCCGCCGCGGCTGCCGGGTCCATGCCGGCCTGCCGCATCGCTTCGCGCGCGGCGTGGGCGGCAGGCAGGACCACCGCGCCCGCGTACAGCGTCAGGGCGAGCATGAGCAGGACAAGCCCCACGGGCAGCCAATCCCAGCCCCGCCACCCACCCCCGAGCCACCGCGCGCCGAGCCCCACCAGGGCTGCTAACCCGAGGGCCAGGCCGATCGTGTAATAGCGAGGGAAGACCGCGCTCACGAACCGACCGGCGGCCTCCCGCTCGAGGGTCGTGAAGGCCGCGGGTGCGACCACGAAGGCAAAGAAGCCCATGGCGCCGAGCCACAACGCCACCGCCACCACCGTGAGCTGCTTCACCGCCGGGCACCCGCGGCGAGAAAGCGCGTCAGCAGAGCGTTCACCTTCACGGGAGCCTCCTGCTGGACCCAGTGACTCACGCCCGGCAGGTAGGTGATCCTGAAC
This sequence is a window from Candidatus Rokuibacteriota bacterium. Protein-coding genes within it:
- a CDS encoding DUF4149 domain-containing protein, whose product is MKQLTVVAVALWLGAMGFFAFVVAPAAFTTLEREAAGRFVSAVFPRYYTIGLALGLAALVGLGARWLGGGWRGWDWLPVGLVLLMLALTLYAGAVVLPAAHAAREAMRQAGMDPAAAAGFARLHRLSGILNGIVMISGVLVLVLEMARRR